One genomic region from Xenopus laevis strain J_2021 chromosome 2L, Xenopus_laevis_v10.1, whole genome shotgun sequence encodes:
- the mycl.L gene encoding protein L-Myc-1-A (The RefSeq protein has 1 substitution compared to this genomic sequence), with product MDVGSCNNHYFYDVDMKEDFYRCIAPSEDIWKKFELVPGFPLSPGGCPGGGGTDWGAELMDLGWESPMKLTGLSSVVLLRDCMWSGFSTRERLEKVIHERLTTASPRATNPQKPVADHENSEPGVNSIEQNANPLVVPTPVPEKVPNSSGSESTSDSEDDEIDVVTIEKRKSYGGRQPVTITVRADPTATKLFHISIHQQQHNYAARLPPEPNSMSPQPNFHSPIKEEPGEVTSPPALQQCSSPMPGSPLASGSSDSEDIVKKKNHNYLERKRRNDLRSRFLALREEVPSLTRSTKTPKVVVLSKATEFLKGLVIQEQQLTAEKFKLWSRHQQLLRRISHLKGR from the exons ATGGATGTTGGCTCCTGCAACAATCATTATTTCTATGATGTGGACATGAAGGAAGACTTTTATCGCTGCATTGCTCCAAGTGAAGACATATGGAAGAAGTTTGAGCTTGTGCCTGGTTTCCCCCTATCACCTGGGGGATGCCCAGGTGGTGGTGGCACAGACTGGGGAGCTGAACTGATGGATTTGGGGTGGGAGTCTCCTATGAAGTTGACTGGGTTGAGTTCAGTAGTGCTCTTGAGAGACTGCATGTGGAGTGGCTTCTCTACCAGAGAGAGGCTGGAAAAGGTAATCCATGAGCGGCTGACTACTGCGTCTCCTCGAGCAACAAACCCCCAAAAACCTGTAGCAGATCATGAAAACTCAGAACCTGGAGTAAACTCTATAGAACAGAATGCCACTCCTCTGGTTGTGCCGACGCCCGTTCCTGAAAAAGTTCCCAATTCTTCTGGATCTGAGAGCACCAGTGACTCGG AGGATGATGAGATTGATGTGGTAACCATTGAGAAGAGAAAGTCTTATGGTGGGCGACAACCAGTTACTATCACTGTACGGGCTGATCCAACAGCtactaaactttttcatatatcCATACACCAGCAACAACACAACTATGCAGCCCGTCTTCCACCTGAGCCTAATTCAATGTCCCCACAACCCAACTTTCATTCACCAATTAAGGAGGAACCAGGAGAAGTAACATCTCCGCCAGCATTACAGCAATGTAGTTCACCGATGCCAGGCTCTCCTCTAGCTTCAGGCAGTTCTGACAGTGAGGACATTGTTAAAAAGAAGAATCACAACTATTTGGAGCGTAAAAGAAGGAATGACCTGCGATCACGATTCTTGGCACTCCGAGAAGAGGTACCCAGTCTAACCCGCTCAACAAAGACCCCAAAAGTGGTGGTTCTCAGTAAAGCAACAGAATTTCTGAAAGGTCTTGTCATTCAAGAGCAGCAACTCACTGCAGAAAAGTTTAAGCTCTGGTCTCGACACCAGCAGCTCCTAAGAAGAATATCCCATTTAAAAGGTCGCTGA
- the mycl.L gene encoding protein L-Myc-1-A isoform X2 produces the protein MDVGSCNNHYFYDVDMKEDFYRCIAPSEDIWKKFELVPGFPLSPGGCPGGGGTDWGAELMDLGWESPMKLTGLSSVVLLRDCMWSGFSTRERLEKVIHERLTTASPRATNPQKPVADHENSEPGVNSIEQNATPLVVPTPVPEKVPNSSGSESTSDSEDDEIDVVTIEKRKSYGGRQPVTITVRADPTATKLFHISIHQQQHNYAARLPPEPNSMSPQPNFHSPIKEEPGEVTSPPALQQCSSPMPGSPLASGSSDSEDIVKKKNHNYLERKRRNDLRSRFLALREEVPSLTRSTKTPKVVVLSKATEFLKGLVIQEQQLTAEKFKLWSRHQQLLRRISHLKGR, from the exons ATGGATGTTGGCTCCTGCAACAATCATTATTTCTATGATGTGGACATGAAGGAAGACTTTTATCGCTGCATTGCTCCAAGTGAAGACATATGGAAGAAGTTTGAGCTTGTGCCTGGTTTCCCCCTATCACCTGGGGGATGCCCAGGTGGTGGTGGCACAGACTGGGGAGCTGAACTGATGGATTTGGGGTGGGAGTCTCCTATGAAGTTGACTGGGTTGAGTTCAGTAGTGCTCTTGAGAGACTGCATGTGGAGTGGCTTCTCTACCAGAGAGAGGCTGGAAAAGGTAATCCATGAGCGGCTGACTACTGCGTCTCCTCGAGCAACAAACCCCCAAAAACCTGTAGCAGATCATGAAAACTCAGAACCTGGAGTAAACTCTATAGAACAGAATGCCACTCCTCTGGTTGTGCCGACGCCCGTTCCTGAAAAAGTTCCCAATTCTTCTGGATCTGAGAGCACCAGTGACTCGG AGGATGATGAGATTGATGTGGTAACCATTGAGAAGAGAAAGTCTTATGGTGGGCGACAACCAGTTACTATCACTGTACGGGCTGATCCAACAGCtactaaactttttcatatatcCATACACCAGCAACAACACAACTATGCAGCCCGTCTTCCACCTGAGCCTAATTCAATGTCCCCACAACCCAACTTTCATTCACCAATTAAGGAGGAACCAGGAGAAGTAACATCTCCGCCAGCATTACAGCAATGTAGTTCACCGATGCCAGGCTCTCCTCTAGCTTCAGGCAGTTCTGACAGTGAGGACATTGTTAAAAAGAAGAATCACAACTATTTGGAGCGTAAAAGAAGGAATGACCTGCGATCACGATTCTTGGCACTCCGAGAAGAGGTACCCAGTCTAACCCGCTCAACAAAGACCCCAAAAGTGGTGGTTCTCAGTAAAGCAACAGAATTTCTGAAAGGTCTTGTCATTCAAGAGCAGCAACTCACTGCAGAAAAGTTTAAGCTCTGGTCTCGACACCAGCAGCTCCTAAGAAGAATATCCCATTTAAAAGGTCGCTGA
- the mycl.L gene encoding protein L-Myc-1-A isoform X1 — translation MNHLKPKPNLLPDSPHLPFLLKICPLRTMDVGSCNNHYFYDVDMKEDFYRCIAPSEDIWKKFELVPGFPLSPGGCPGGGGTDWGAELMDLGWESPMKLTGLSSVVLLRDCMWSGFSTRERLEKVIHERLTTASPRATNPQKPVADHENSEPGVNSIEQNATPLVVPTPVPEKVPNSSGSESTSDSEDDEIDVVTIEKRKSYGGRQPVTITVRADPTATKLFHISIHQQQHNYAARLPPEPNSMSPQPNFHSPIKEEPGEVTSPPALQQCSSPMPGSPLASGSSDSEDIVKKKNHNYLERKRRNDLRSRFLALREEVPSLTRSTKTPKVVVLSKATEFLKGLVIQEQQLTAEKFKLWSRHQQLLRRISHLKGR, via the exons ATGAACCATCTCAAACCAAAACCAAATCTACTACCTGATTCCCCGCATCTTCCTTTCCTGTTGAAAATCTGTCCTCTGAG AACAATGGATGTTGGCTCCTGCAACAATCATTATTTCTATGATGTGGACATGAAGGAAGACTTTTATCGCTGCATTGCTCCAAGTGAAGACATATGGAAGAAGTTTGAGCTTGTGCCTGGTTTCCCCCTATCACCTGGGGGATGCCCAGGTGGTGGTGGCACAGACTGGGGAGCTGAACTGATGGATTTGGGGTGGGAGTCTCCTATGAAGTTGACTGGGTTGAGTTCAGTAGTGCTCTTGAGAGACTGCATGTGGAGTGGCTTCTCTACCAGAGAGAGGCTGGAAAAGGTAATCCATGAGCGGCTGACTACTGCGTCTCCTCGAGCAACAAACCCCCAAAAACCTGTAGCAGATCATGAAAACTCAGAACCTGGAGTAAACTCTATAGAACAGAATGCCACTCCTCTGGTTGTGCCGACGCCCGTTCCTGAAAAAGTTCCCAATTCTTCTGGATCTGAGAGCACCAGTGACTCGG AGGATGATGAGATTGATGTGGTAACCATTGAGAAGAGAAAGTCTTATGGTGGGCGACAACCAGTTACTATCACTGTACGGGCTGATCCAACAGCtactaaactttttcatatatcCATACACCAGCAACAACACAACTATGCAGCCCGTCTTCCACCTGAGCCTAATTCAATGTCCCCACAACCCAACTTTCATTCACCAATTAAGGAGGAACCAGGAGAAGTAACATCTCCGCCAGCATTACAGCAATGTAGTTCACCGATGCCAGGCTCTCCTCTAGCTTCAGGCAGTTCTGACAGTGAGGACATTGTTAAAAAGAAGAATCACAACTATTTGGAGCGTAAAAGAAGGAATGACCTGCGATCACGATTCTTGGCACTCCGAGAAGAGGTACCCAGTCTAACCCGCTCAACAAAGACCCCAAAAGTGGTGGTTCTCAGTAAAGCAACAGAATTTCTGAAAGGTCTTGTCATTCAAGAGCAGCAACTCACTGCAGAAAAGTTTAAGCTCTGGTCTCGACACCAGCAGCTCCTAAGAAGAATATCCCATTTAAAAGGTCGCTGA